In Rahnella variigena, one DNA window encodes the following:
- a CDS encoding DUF2058 domain-containing protein — protein sequence MSKLTLQEQLLKAGLVSSKKMDKVQRTAKKSRVQAREARAAVEENKKAQLERDKQLSEEQKQAALSKEYKAQVKQLIEMNKIVISKGNIDFNFTDDKLIKRIAVDKTTQAQLISGRLAIARLVSEKSGESEYAIIPASVADKIAQRDANSIVLNSALSQEEQDEDDPYADFKVPDDLMW from the coding sequence ATGTCAAAACTCACCTTACAAGAACAGTTGCTGAAAGCGGGATTAGTCAGCAGCAAAAAGATGGACAAAGTGCAGAGAACGGCAAAAAAATCACGCGTTCAGGCACGTGAAGCCCGTGCGGCTGTGGAAGAAAATAAAAAAGCGCAGCTGGAGCGTGATAAACAGCTGAGCGAAGAACAAAAGCAGGCGGCGCTGTCTAAAGAGTATAAAGCTCAGGTAAAACAGCTGATTGAAATGAATAAAATCGTCATTTCGAAAGGCAATATCGATTTCAACTTCACCGACGACAAACTGATTAAACGCATCGCCGTGGATAAAACCACTCAGGCGCAGCTGATCAGCGGTCGTCTCGCTATTGCGCGTCTGGTTTCTGAAAAGAGCGGCGAGAGCGAATACGCCATTATCCCTGCCAGCGTAGCGGATAAAATCGCGCAGCGTGATGCCAACAGCATTGTATTAAACAGCGCACTGAGTCAGGAAGAGCAGGACGAAGATGATCCGTATGCAGATTTCAAAGTGCCAGATGATTTGATGTGGTAA
- a CDS encoding PDR/VanB family oxidoreductase, which produces MTMKDAGLIPVIIKTVKLNGAGNISLQLISQEGNLLPPYSPGAHIDVFIPELGPRQYSLCGENGNGEYYEICVKLAENSTGGSHFIHHHFRPGDSLTISAPRNHFPLPDAGKYLFFAGGIGITPLLAMAEYIANQQIEFELHYFVSDSEHIAFLPRLTAPALAKNVFIHDSSANDSLRHNTPLSLCQPDENTRVVACGPDGFIQRLEDIMRTHHWQENQLSFERFSNANIDKDAENQAFHIQLNSTGQRYLVGPKQSIAEVLLSARVDIMLSCEQGICGSCITDVIDGIPDHRDCVLTDEEKAENT; this is translated from the coding sequence ATGACGATGAAAGATGCCGGATTAATTCCTGTCATAATTAAAACTGTGAAGTTAAATGGTGCGGGAAATATTTCCTTGCAGCTTATTTCGCAGGAAGGAAATCTATTACCGCCTTATTCTCCCGGCGCACACATTGACGTTTTTATTCCGGAACTCGGTCCGCGGCAATATTCTCTTTGCGGTGAAAACGGCAACGGGGAGTATTACGAAATCTGCGTGAAACTGGCGGAAAACTCCACCGGCGGCTCGCACTTTATTCATCATCATTTCCGCCCCGGCGACAGCCTGACCATTTCGGCGCCGCGCAATCATTTCCCTTTGCCCGACGCCGGTAAATATCTCTTCTTTGCCGGTGGTATCGGCATCACGCCGCTGCTGGCAATGGCGGAATATATTGCAAATCAACAGATTGAATTTGAACTGCATTACTTTGTTTCAGACAGTGAACACATCGCGTTTCTGCCGCGCTTAACTGCGCCCGCCTTAGCGAAAAATGTCTTTATACATGACAGCAGCGCAAACGATTCCCTGCGCCATAACACGCCGCTGAGTTTATGTCAGCCGGATGAGAATACGCGGGTAGTGGCCTGTGGCCCGGACGGATTTATTCAGCGCCTTGAAGACATTATGCGCACCCATCACTGGCAGGAAAATCAATTATCTTTCGAGCGGTTCAGTAATGCGAATATTGATAAGGATGCAGAAAATCAGGCATTTCATATCCAGCTTAACTCCACCGGGCAACGTTATTTAGTCGGCCCGAAACAGAGCATTGCTGAAGTCTTATTAAGCGCCAGAGTCGATATTATGCTGTCGTGCGAACAGGGTATTTGCGGTTCCTGTATTACTGACGTGATCGACGGTATTCCCGATCACCGCGACTGCGTGCTGACAGATGAAGAGAAAGCGGAGAACACGTAA
- a CDS encoding ABC transporter substrate-binding protein, which produces MKSISRIPLSCCVLSTLITGVFSLSAQADEKIALLTSWYAQAEQGGYYQALATGIYKRYGLDVSIQSGGPQINGMQLLLSKRADVIIGYDLQLLESVQRGFQAKAIAAPFQFDPQGLLTHASVTSLDGLKDKTILVSSSGQSTWWPWLKARYQLSDSQVRPYTFNIQPFVADDNVAQQAYVSSEVFQAQKAGVKSNFFLFSEHGYPPYGGILITRPDLISSRKEAMAKFVQASMEGWVSYLQNPAAGNALIKKDNPKMTDDLLAWGVQQIKEHHLIDGGDAATQGWGTMTEARWQKTRDFMVNAKLLNADTDWKQAYTTEFVEHMQVKP; this is translated from the coding sequence ATGAAGTCAATTTCCCGCATTCCCCTGTCTTGCTGCGTGCTGAGCACGCTGATCACTGGCGTTTTCTCACTGTCGGCGCAGGCCGATGAGAAAATCGCGCTGCTGACTTCCTGGTACGCGCAGGCTGAACAGGGCGGCTATTATCAGGCGCTGGCGACGGGCATTTACAAACGTTACGGGCTGGATGTCAGCATTCAGTCCGGCGGCCCGCAGATTAACGGCATGCAGCTGCTGTTATCAAAACGCGCTGACGTGATCATCGGTTATGACCTCCAGTTGCTCGAATCGGTGCAGCGCGGTTTTCAGGCCAAAGCCATCGCAGCTCCCTTCCAGTTCGACCCGCAGGGGTTACTGACCCACGCCTCCGTGACGTCCCTCGACGGCCTGAAAGATAAAACTATTCTGGTTTCCAGCTCCGGGCAATCGACCTGGTGGCCGTGGCTTAAAGCACGCTATCAGCTCAGCGATTCTCAGGTTCGCCCGTACACCTTCAACATTCAGCCTTTTGTCGCGGACGATAACGTGGCGCAGCAGGCGTACGTCAGCTCTGAAGTGTTTCAGGCGCAAAAGGCAGGTGTGAAATCCAATTTCTTCCTGTTCTCGGAGCACGGCTATCCGCCTTATGGCGGCATTCTGATCACCCGTCCTGATCTTATCAGCAGCCGCAAAGAGGCAATGGCGAAATTTGTGCAGGCATCGATGGAAGGCTGGGTGAGTTATCTGCAAAACCCGGCAGCCGGTAACGCGCTGATCAAAAAGGATAACCCGAAGATGACTGACGACCTGCTGGCCTGGGGCGTTCAGCAAATCAAAGAGCATCACCTGATTGATGGCGGCGATGCGGCGACGCAGGGCTGGGGCACCATGACTGAAGCGCGCTGGCAGAAAACCCGTGATTTCATGGTCAATGCCAAACTGCTAAACGCAGATACCGACTGGAAGCAGGCGTATACCACCGAATTTGTTGAGCACATGCAGGTTAAACCATGA
- a CDS encoding amidohydrolase family protein codes for MSSDSLLIKNAHAILTGLPGDGARHAGPDIRVRHGVIEAMGSLTALPDERLVDARDCVVYPAWVNTHHHLFQSLLKGEPQGLNKSLTAWLSATPYRFRATFDESTFRLAVRIGLTELLRSGCATVADHNYLYWPDMAFDTSEILFSEGEALGMRIVLCRGGATQGRAIEKDLPQALRPENFDDYMADMERLVGRYHDPKPTSLRRVVMAPTTLLHSAPGAQLREMAKLARSLGIRLHSHLSETVDYLDAARDRFDMTPVQFCAEHDWLGDDVWFAHLVKLLPQEIAMLGQTRTGIAHCPQSNGRLGSGIADLLALEQAGVLVSLGVDGAASNEAADMQSEAHAAWLLQRARKGMLAIPRYNGGTFEGGGDAASIEDVVRWGSAGGAQILGLQQSGTVQVGMLADIAIYRLDDPRYFGLHDMAIGPVACGGRASLKALMINGRVIVENDVIPGLDLDAMRHDAMSAVRTLQQRAAR; via the coding sequence ATGTCATCTGACTCTTTACTGATTAAAAATGCTCACGCCATTCTGACCGGGCTTCCGGGCGACGGGGCGCGTCACGCCGGGCCGGATATCCGTGTGCGTCATGGCGTGATTGAGGCGATGGGCTCCCTGACGGCATTGCCGGACGAACGGCTGGTTGATGCCCGCGACTGCGTGGTGTATCCGGCGTGGGTCAACACTCACCATCATCTGTTTCAGTCATTACTGAAAGGCGAACCTCAGGGGCTGAACAAAAGCCTGACCGCGTGGTTAAGCGCCACGCCTTATCGCTTTCGCGCCACGTTCGATGAATCCACATTCCGTCTCGCGGTACGTATCGGCCTGACAGAGTTGCTGCGTTCCGGTTGCGCGACGGTGGCGGATCACAATTACCTTTACTGGCCGGATATGGCGTTCGATACCTCGGAAATTCTGTTCAGCGAAGGGGAAGCGCTGGGAATGCGCATTGTCTTATGCCGTGGTGGCGCAACGCAGGGGCGGGCGATTGAGAAAGATTTACCGCAGGCGCTGCGACCGGAAAATTTCGATGATTACATGGCGGACATGGAACGGCTGGTGGGGCGTTATCACGATCCGAAACCGACGTCGCTGCGCCGCGTGGTCATGGCACCGACTACCTTGCTGCATTCTGCGCCCGGCGCGCAGTTGCGCGAAATGGCCAAACTGGCGCGCAGTCTGGGGATCCGCCTGCACAGCCATCTGTCGGAAACGGTGGATTATCTCGATGCAGCGCGTGACAGATTCGACATGACGCCGGTGCAGTTTTGCGCCGAACACGACTGGCTGGGGGACGACGTCTGGTTTGCGCATCTGGTTAAGTTACTGCCGCAGGAGATCGCCATGCTGGGACAGACCCGCACCGGCATTGCGCATTGTCCGCAAAGCAACGGACGTCTGGGCAGCGGCATCGCCGACCTGCTGGCGCTGGAACAGGCGGGCGTGCTGGTTTCGCTGGGCGTAGACGGCGCGGCATCCAACGAAGCCGCCGACATGCAAAGTGAAGCGCATGCCGCGTGGCTGTTACAGCGCGCCCGGAAAGGCATGCTGGCGATACCGCGCTATAACGGCGGCACTTTTGAAGGCGGCGGCGATGCGGCATCCATCGAAGATGTGGTTCGCTGGGGCAGCGCGGGCGGGGCGCAGATCCTCGGTCTGCAACAGAGCGGCACCGTGCAGGTCGGCATGCTGGCGGATATCGCCATTTACCGGCTCGACGACCCGCGTTATTTCGGCCTGCACGACATGGCAATCGGCCCGGTGGCCTGTGGCGGTCGCGCCTCACTGAAGGCGCTGATGATCAATGGCCGCGTGATCGTCGAAAACGATGTCATCCCCGGTCTGGATCTGGACGCCATGCGCCATGACGCGATGTCTGCTGTCCGTACCCTGCAACAGCGCGCTGCGCGCTAA
- a CDS encoding LysR family transcriptional regulator: MFAFSRFLLYFTEVARQGSFRKASETLHVAASSIDRQILRVEKELAMPLFERHPTGLRLTAAGELLLHSANNWKKDFSRVLEQLDDLRGLRRGHVRIATIDAINRQFFSSMLKKVHVDYPNISFTLTTMNNVDIQQALMSGDADFGLMLNPQSSRELQVRAFAEIELGIVVPKGHPLGDRSGVRFNQCMEYPFILPAAPLMLAEPVQALMNINGDRVREVAVSNNIHMIRSLIKEKMGIGILCWLDIMDEVESDELQFIPLTDPQLKTFTLSLCVAPSRQLSLAASMMLKQLEMLFSQIQTAGRERH, from the coding sequence ATGTTCGCATTCTCCCGATTTCTGCTGTACTTCACCGAGGTTGCCCGTCAGGGATCGTTTCGTAAGGCGTCCGAAACCCTGCATGTTGCCGCATCATCAATTGACCGGCAGATATTGCGGGTTGAAAAGGAACTGGCGATGCCGCTGTTTGAACGTCATCCCACAGGTTTACGGCTGACGGCGGCGGGGGAGCTGTTGCTGCATTCTGCCAATAACTGGAAAAAGGATTTTTCGCGTGTTCTGGAACAGCTCGACGATCTGCGCGGGTTGCGGCGCGGGCACGTACGGATTGCCACCATTGATGCCATCAACCGGCAATTTTTCTCGTCGATGCTCAAAAAAGTGCACGTCGATTATCCGAATATTTCGTTCACGCTGACCACTATGAATAACGTGGATATTCAGCAGGCGCTGATGTCCGGCGATGCTGACTTCGGACTGATGCTGAATCCGCAAAGTTCCCGTGAGTTGCAGGTGCGCGCTTTCGCCGAAATTGAGCTGGGCATTGTGGTGCCCAAAGGGCATCCGCTGGGCGACAGAAGCGGCGTGCGTTTCAATCAGTGTATGGAATATCCGTTTATCCTGCCCGCCGCACCGCTGATGCTGGCCGAACCGGTACAGGCGCTGATGAATATCAACGGTGACAGGGTTCGCGAAGTCGCGGTGTCCAATAACATCCACATGATCCGTTCGCTGATTAAAGAGAAAATGGGCATCGGCATTCTGTGCTGGCTCGATATCATGGATGAAGTGGAAAGCGACGAGTTGCAGTTTATTCCGCTGACCGATCCGCAATTAAAAACCTTCACGCTGTCCCTGTGCGTTGCCCCTTCACGGCAGCTTTCTCTGGCCGCTTCGATGATGCTCAAACAACTGGAGATGTTATTCAGCCAGATCCAAACGGCGGGGCGTGAACGGCACTGA
- a CDS encoding alpha/beta fold hydrolase, translated as MLPRFKVLLSAAVLSFSFSGAVFSGSAFAADAPSYGPQLQGFDYPFPLKQFSFNSQGAPLQMGYLDVPATGHKNGQTVVLMHGKNFCAATWGDTISALVSKGYRVIAPDQVGFCSSTKPSHYQYSFQQLATNTHELLKSLKITKAVMVGHSTGGMLATRYSLMFAPEVSKLVLVNPIGLEDWKAKGVPYRTVDQWYDRELKTSADSIKQYELKTYYVNKWKPEYDRWVDMLAGLNNGPGHKLVAWNSALIYDMIFTQPVFYEFKNLRVPTTLMIGTADTTAIGSDIAPPAVKAKIGHYNVLGKQVTKLIPHAKLIEFKGLGHAPQMEEPEKFNAALLKTLSR; from the coding sequence ATGCTTCCCCGTTTTAAAGTGCTTCTTTCTGCCGCTGTGTTGTCTTTTTCCTTTTCAGGTGCAGTCTTTTCCGGCTCAGCATTTGCTGCTGATGCGCCGAGCTACGGGCCGCAACTACAGGGTTTTGACTATCCTTTTCCGCTGAAACAATTCTCTTTTAATTCCCAGGGTGCTCCGCTGCAAATGGGCTATCTGGACGTACCGGCCACCGGGCATAAAAATGGTCAGACTGTCGTGCTGATGCACGGTAAGAATTTTTGTGCCGCGACCTGGGGCGACACCATTTCGGCGCTGGTGAGTAAAGGTTATCGGGTGATCGCGCCTGATCAGGTCGGGTTCTGTTCATCGACCAAACCTTCCCATTACCAGTACAGTTTTCAGCAACTGGCGACCAATACCCATGAGTTGCTGAAAAGCCTGAAAATAACCAAAGCCGTGATGGTCGGGCATTCCACCGGCGGTATGCTGGCGACGCGATACAGCCTGATGTTTGCACCGGAAGTATCGAAACTGGTGCTGGTGAATCCGATTGGTCTGGAAGACTGGAAAGCCAAGGGCGTGCCTTATCGTACCGTGGATCAGTGGTACGACCGTGAGCTGAAAACCTCGGCGGACAGCATTAAACAGTATGAACTCAAAACCTATTACGTGAATAAGTGGAAACCGGAATACGACCGCTGGGTCGATATGCTGGCAGGGCTGAATAACGGGCCGGGACATAAACTGGTGGCCTGGAACTCTGCGTTGATTTACGACATGATTTTCACGCAGCCGGTCTTTTACGAGTTCAAAAATCTGCGCGTGCCGACCACGCTGATGATCGGCACTGCCGATACTACAGCGATTGGCAGCGACATTGCGCCGCCTGCGGTAAAAGCCAAAATCGGTCACTACAACGTGCTGGGTAAACAGGTCACGAAACTGATCCCTCATGCGAAACTGATCGAATTTAAAGGCCTCGGCCATGCGCCGCAGATGGAAGAACCGGAAAAATTTAACGCGGCATTGCTGAAAACGCTGTCACGCTGA
- the mtfA gene encoding DgsA anti-repressor MtfA, with the protein MIKWPWKANELKIEKSDAWNDALNIPLLSSLNEQEQQRLIQVASQLLHQKRLVPLQGIVLTEQMQARIALLFALPVMELGASWLDGFHEILLYPSPFVVDSPWQDENGLVHAGTQIHAGQSWDQGPIVLNWQDIEDSFDNSGFNLIIHEAAHKLDMRNGGEVSGIPPIPLREVVAWEHDLQAAMQNLQDEIDTVGEEAASMDAYAATDPAECFAVLSEYFFSAPELLSERFPLVYGHFTRFYQQDPLARQLRGQRCDC; encoded by the coding sequence ATGATTAAGTGGCCGTGGAAAGCGAATGAACTGAAAATTGAGAAATCAGACGCGTGGAATGACGCTCTGAATATCCCGCTGTTGTCCTCCCTGAACGAGCAAGAGCAACAACGTCTGATTCAGGTCGCCAGCCAGCTTTTGCATCAGAAACGACTGGTTCCTTTGCAGGGAATTGTGCTGACTGAACAGATGCAGGCACGCATTGCGTTACTTTTTGCGCTGCCGGTGATGGAACTTGGTGCCTCGTGGCTCGATGGTTTTCATGAAATTTTGCTCTACCCTTCCCCTTTTGTTGTCGATTCTCCGTGGCAGGATGAAAACGGACTGGTTCATGCCGGAACGCAAATTCACGCTGGTCAGAGCTGGGATCAGGGCCCGATCGTGCTGAACTGGCAGGATATTGAAGACTCGTTTGATAACTCCGGTTTTAACCTGATCATCCACGAAGCCGCGCATAAACTTGATATGCGAAACGGTGGCGAAGTGAGCGGCATCCCGCCGATTCCTTTACGCGAAGTGGTGGCCTGGGAGCATGATTTACAGGCGGCGATGCAGAATTTGCAGGATGAAATTGACACCGTTGGCGAAGAAGCGGCCAGCATGGATGCCTACGCAGCGACCGATCCGGCAGAGTGTTTTGCCGTACTTTCTGAATATTTCTTTAGTGCCCCAGAATTGCTTTCGGAGCGTTTTCCGCTGGTATACGGTCATTTCACCCGTTTTTATCAACAGGACCCGCTGGCAAGGCAACTTCGCGGACAGCGTTGTGATTGTTAA
- a CDS encoding isopenicillin N synthase family dioxygenase yields MTQSTQTQSAQTAGYALQELEKEAGMGAMGEETFAREVRCIDLSDFENRKSEIADELWKAAVEIGFFQVSNHGIALSDIRQAFSMTEDFFSLPDAVKAQYPLARNAGWENKSQVRPSTKTPDQKESYQITRPLMDKLWPGEQELPAFKDTMLSFESQCWQLGMKLLSCFALKLGFPEHFFEQAHNPDEQTYQSTLRMLHYYATEQSEQGMWRAGAHTDFDCLTLLFQRPGQGGLQVCPGKDSESQQWTSIEPREEVITCNIGDMLMRWSDDQLPSNFHRVRSPLPGEYQGARYSLAFFCQANKDVEILGPQAKYPAISAEDYLQQRIQANFAKG; encoded by the coding sequence ATGACGCAATCAACTCAAACACAGTCAGCTCAAACAGCAGGTTATGCATTACAGGAACTGGAAAAAGAAGCCGGAATGGGCGCGATGGGCGAAGAGACGTTTGCCCGTGAAGTCCGTTGCATAGACCTGTCAGATTTCGAAAACCGTAAAAGTGAGATCGCCGATGAACTGTGGAAAGCAGCCGTTGAAATCGGTTTCTTCCAGGTGAGCAATCACGGCATCGCACTGAGCGATATCCGTCAGGCATTCAGCATGACGGAAGATTTCTTCTCGCTGCCCGACGCGGTAAAAGCGCAGTATCCGCTGGCGCGTAACGCTGGCTGGGAGAATAAATCGCAGGTGCGGCCGTCAACCAAAACGCCGGATCAGAAAGAGTCCTATCAGATCACCCGCCCGCTGATGGACAAACTGTGGCCAGGCGAACAGGAACTGCCAGCGTTCAAAGACACCATGCTGAGTTTTGAATCGCAATGCTGGCAACTGGGCATGAAATTGCTTTCCTGTTTCGCGCTGAAACTGGGCTTCCCGGAACACTTTTTCGAGCAGGCGCACAATCCGGACGAGCAAACCTACCAGAGTACGCTGCGTATGCTGCACTACTATGCCACCGAACAGTCGGAGCAGGGCATGTGGCGCGCCGGTGCGCATACGGATTTCGACTGCCTGACGCTGCTTTTCCAGCGTCCCGGTCAGGGCGGATTGCAGGTTTGTCCGGGCAAAGACAGCGAAAGCCAGCAATGGACCAGCATCGAGCCGCGCGAAGAGGTGATCACCTGCAACATCGGCGACATGCTGATGCGCTGGAGCGACGATCAGTTACCATCTAACTTCCATCGCGTCAGAAGCCCGCTGCCCGGTGAGTATCAGGGCGCGCGCTACAGCCTGGCGTTTTTCTGTCAGGCCAATAAAGACGTAGAAATTCTGGGGCCGCAGGCGAAGTATCCGGCCATCAGTGCCGAAGACTATCTGCAACAGCGCATTCAGGCGAACTTCGCTAAGGGATAA
- a CDS encoding EAL domain-containing protein: MLRLSLVDISLGSNWLNRPSMRICLALLAFTLVAAVGILAISWQTSQGLRRDVSASLQQSVRLVDMTLDNAAIAAGAVENLIGAPCDQPTIQALRWQVAKVPNVRTVNLYRQHKVYCASLFGERDDTISTQNYVDGKLMLMSGNIVTPDHPLIAYRHDVNGSGVLVGVDGYFLHNILQLLSTHAYLILQVGDKWMDSQGKIHTSEIWPDGEKMSLKSSFYPYEMQLVIRPSDHWRYIFDYATVSLILFPLISIFIAFMTYALLGRLGGPVAALKNALGKKQFIPYLQPVVDGTNHEITGAEVLMRWQHPQMGLIPPYQFIPLAEESGLIVPMTRQMMAQVRDQFGPLAAQLPKNFHFGFNICASHFKDLTLVEDCKAFIDAFRENPINLVLELTERELIEPSETTHSLFSALRRMGVLIAMDDFGTGHSSLAYLQKFHIDILKIDQSFIGRIGTDALAGHIVDNVIDLAKRLQMVIVAEGIETQKQVDYLAPYRLEYLQGYFFGKPVDPSEFIDKWIRH; encoded by the coding sequence TTGCTCCGTCTCTCACTGGTGGATATCTCTTTGGGCTCAAACTGGTTAAACCGACCCTCTATGCGGATTTGCCTCGCGCTGCTTGCGTTCACGTTGGTCGCGGCAGTCGGGATACTGGCTATCTCGTGGCAAACCTCGCAGGGATTACGGCGCGATGTGAGCGCCAGCCTGCAACAATCAGTGAGACTGGTGGACATGACGCTGGATAATGCCGCGATCGCCGCCGGCGCGGTGGAAAATCTGATTGGTGCACCTTGTGATCAGCCGACCATTCAGGCGCTGCGCTGGCAGGTCGCCAAAGTTCCCAACGTGCGCACCGTCAATTTATATCGCCAGCATAAGGTTTATTGCGCCTCTTTATTCGGTGAACGAGACGATACGATTTCCACTCAAAATTACGTCGATGGAAAACTGATGCTGATGAGCGGCAATATAGTGACGCCCGATCACCCGCTGATTGCCTATCGTCATGATGTTAACGGCAGTGGCGTACTGGTCGGGGTCGATGGTTATTTCCTGCATAATATTCTGCAATTGCTCAGTACCCACGCGTATCTGATCCTGCAAGTCGGCGACAAGTGGATGGACAGCCAGGGCAAAATTCATACTTCTGAAATCTGGCCTGATGGCGAAAAGATGTCGCTGAAATCCTCGTTTTATCCTTATGAAATGCAACTGGTGATCCGCCCGAGCGATCACTGGCGTTATATTTTTGACTACGCCACTGTCAGCCTGATCCTGTTCCCGCTGATCAGCATCTTCATTGCTTTTATGACCTATGCGCTGCTTGGCCGGTTGGGTGGTCCGGTTGCGGCACTGAAAAACGCGCTGGGGAAAAAACAATTTATCCCTTACTTGCAGCCGGTCGTGGATGGAACAAACCATGAAATCACCGGCGCTGAAGTTTTGATGCGCTGGCAGCATCCGCAGATGGGGCTGATCCCGCCATATCAGTTCATCCCTCTGGCAGAAGAAAGCGGGCTGATTGTGCCGATGACCCGCCAGATGATGGCGCAGGTGCGCGATCAGTTCGGCCCGCTGGCCGCTCAGTTGCCGAAAAATTTCCATTTCGGGTTCAATATCTGCGCCAGCCACTTTAAAGACCTGACGCTGGTCGAAGACTGCAAAGCTTTTATTGACGCCTTCCGGGAGAACCCGATCAATCTGGTTCTGGAACTGACAGAGCGCGAGCTCATAGAGCCTTCAGAAACCACCCACAGCCTGTTCAGTGCCTTGCGCCGTATGGGCGTGCTGATCGCCATGGATGACTTTGGTACCGGCCATTCCAGCCTGGCTTACCTGCAAAAATTCCACATCGACATTTTGAAAATCGACCAGAGTTTCATAGGCCGGATCGGCACCGATGCGCTGGCCGGACATATTGTCGATAACGTTATTGATCTGGCCAAACGCCTGCAAATGGTCATCGTGGCGGAAGGTATAGAAACGCAAAAACAGGTGGATTATCTCGCCCCCTATCGCCTCGAATACCTGCAAGGCTACTTTTTTGGAAAGCCTGTTGATCCGTCTGAATTTATCGATAAGTGGATCAGGCATTAA
- a CDS encoding amidohydrolase family protein translates to MNLPDTATPLNGIANVRLPAWLLPAGWPLQAGEPVTADLRFDAGKIASVTPYQPDQNDLWNAHGTLALPGLIEPHAHLDKTFTIARSRPSTPGLLAAIETLHQDRQHWTADDLRQRARKGLAWAAANGVTRLRTHIDWFDVAPPLAWLELGEMPHTSVTLERVALAPLSFFADAGAADRIARAVAESGKHCLLGGFIHSSNWDPAAMRNLMQSASRWKLNLDLHIDEELSPVAHGLSWLADYLSQTDFSGHICCSHGCALASGSEQQAQEILSLLAAQRVTLIALPMTNLLLQDAVTGRTPRQRGITLLKEAQTAGVPLLLGCDNVQDAFCPAGSYDPLDTLTCALFALQLDNVFDQQSRLICDVAALTGEAPAALPLSPGSDASLVIFPGSDSLTWPLHSAARLVIRHGRLTHQRTWNQELSHES, encoded by the coding sequence ATGAACCTACCTGATACCGCCACACCGCTGAACGGCATTGCTAACGTTCGTCTGCCCGCGTGGCTGCTTCCCGCCGGATGGCCTTTGCAGGCTGGCGAACCGGTTACGGCAGATCTGCGTTTTGACGCAGGCAAAATTGCATCCGTGACGCCTTATCAGCCAGATCAAAATGATTTGTGGAACGCGCACGGCACACTGGCGCTGCCGGGGCTGATTGAACCCCACGCACATCTCGATAAAACCTTCACCATTGCCCGCAGCCGCCCGTCGACACCCGGTCTGCTGGCGGCGATTGAAACCCTGCATCAGGATCGTCAGCACTGGACGGCGGATGATTTGCGTCAGCGTGCCCGCAAGGGACTGGCGTGGGCAGCGGCGAATGGTGTGACCCGTTTACGCACCCACATTGACTGGTTCGACGTGGCTCCGCCGCTGGCCTGGCTGGAGCTGGGCGAGATGCCGCACACGAGCGTCACACTGGAACGGGTGGCACTGGCACCGCTGAGCTTTTTCGCCGACGCCGGCGCGGCTGACCGCATTGCCCGCGCAGTCGCAGAAAGCGGAAAGCATTGTCTGCTCGGTGGATTTATTCACTCCTCAAACTGGGATCCGGCGGCAATGCGCAATCTGATGCAAAGTGCCTCACGCTGGAAACTGAATCTGGATTTGCATATCGACGAAGAGCTTTCGCCGGTGGCGCACGGCCTGAGCTGGCTGGCTGATTACCTGTCACAAACTGATTTCAGCGGCCACATCTGTTGCAGCCACGGCTGTGCGCTGGCTTCGGGCAGTGAACAACAGGCGCAGGAGATTCTGAGTTTGCTGGCGGCGCAGCGCGTCACGCTGATTGCGCTGCCGATGACCAACCTGCTGTTACAGGATGCCGTCACCGGCCGCACGCCGCGCCAGCGCGGCATCACCCTGCTGAAAGAAGCGCAGACGGCGGGCGTTCCGCTGCTGCTCGGCTGCGATAACGTACAGGACGCTTTTTGTCCGGCGGGCAGTTATGACCCTCTGGATACGCTGACCTGCGCCCTGTTCGCACTTCAGCTTGATAACGTTTTTGATCAGCAGTCACGGCTTATTTGCGATGTCGCCGCCCTGACCGGTGAGGCGCCAGCCGCCCTGCCGCTTTCCCCAGGCAGCGATGCCAGTCTGGTTATCTTTCCGGGCAGCGACAGCCTGACCTGGCCTTTACACAGCGCAGCCCGCCTGGTTATCCGCCACGGCAGGCTGACCCACCAACGCACCTGGAATCAGGAGTTATCCCATGAGTCTTGA